The following is a genomic window from Hydrogenobaculum sp. Y04AAS1.
AAGATTCTAGATAAAGACGGTCTTTTGTTGACGGAATTTTTACCTTTTGAGGCACCTTCAAAATATACGTTTCCAATGAGAAACAGAATAATAGCCGCTTTGGGAGATTATATTTTGGTTATGCAAGCCTCTTCTAAAAGCGGTGCTCTTATAAGTGCGTATTGGGCTTTTAAATTAAACAAAAAAGTTTTTGCATATGTGGGAAACCCGGTGGAAGAGTTTGAGGGTTGTGTAAACTTAGTAAGAGAAAATGTAGCTAAGCTTTTTACAAATAAATCCCATCTTTTTAAAGACCTAGATTTATCTTTTGAAAAGCCAGAAAACCAACAAAATCCTATACTTTCTTTTCTTGATAAACCATGCACTTTTGATGAGCTTTTAGTAAAAACAAACTATGACGAGGAAAAACTTACAATGGAGCTTACCATGCTTGAAATAGAAGGCTATATATCAAAAGACGGTGCTTATTTTGTGAAAAATGCATAGGTTTTTTGCTTTTAGAAAAAATGGTACGATAGAGTTTTTTGAGGAAGATAAAAAGCATTTTAAAGTACTTAGAATAGAAAAAAACGAACTTTTAGAGCTTGTTATAGAAGACAAAATATACGAAGCTAAATTCACAGGGCAAAATTTTGAGCTTTTAGAAGAAAAAACAAAACCCCCAGATGTAAAAATATATGCAAACGTATGTATACCGATAAAGCTTCAAACGTTAGAAACAATAATAGATTATGCAGTACAAGGCGGTGTTTTTGAGATAACCCCTGTTTTTTGCAAAAGAAGTTTTCAAGATAGCTCTAAGCTTTTGGAAAAGTATCAAAGGCTTCAAAAAATTTTAAAAGAAGCTATAAAGCAAAGTAGACCCTCTTTCTTGCCAAAATTAAACCATCCTATTTCTTTACAGGATATAACATTACAAGGATACGGTATTGTTTTTGATAGTTTTGAAAAGCCCAAAAACGATTTATTAAAAGACAACAAGTATACCCTTGTTTTTGGTCCAGAAGGAGGACTCTCCAAGGAGGAGGTGGAGTTTTTAAAAGCTTTGGGATTTAATACTCATTCTTTGGGGGATAACATATTAAGAGAAGAGCTTGCGGTGTTTGCTGGTATTTTTATGATAAGATGTAAGTTGTAGTTTGTATGATACAATTATATAAGTGGAGGTGTAAATATGGATTTGACTATGATAGTTGGAGGAAAAGCGGGTG
Proteins encoded in this region:
- a CDS encoding RsmE family RNA methyltransferase codes for the protein MHRFFAFRKNGTIEFFEEDKKHFKVLRIEKNELLELVIEDKIYEAKFTGQNFELLEEKTKPPDVKIYANVCIPIKLQTLETIIDYAVQGGVFEITPVFCKRSFQDSSKLLEKYQRLQKILKEAIKQSRPSFLPKLNHPISLQDITLQGYGIVFDSFEKPKNDLLKDNKYTLVFGPEGGLSKEEVEFLKALGFNTHSLGDNILREELAVFAGIFMIRCKL